The DNA sequence GCAATTTGGATTGGTAAAATCCTTTGAGTTTTTAGCCCGTCCATTTGCGCTCTGCGGGGGAGTCACCCATACTAAGCCGTGTCCGCTAACCAAGCTCCAAGTATCATCTGGTTTCGCCAGGATCTACGCATTCACGATAACCCCGCCTTACAAACTGCTATCGAGCGTGGTGGCCCCGTCGTGCCGGTCTTCATTTACGACGAAAAAGGGGAGGGCAAGTGGGGCTTCGGCGGCGCGAGCAAGTGGTGGCTACACCATGCGCTCAACGATCTATCCAGCCAACTGGACGACTATGGCCTGCGTCTGATCATCCGCCGGGGCAAGTCCGGTGAAGAGCTGAAGCGCTTGCTCAAGGACTCTGGCGCAGAGGCGGTTTTCTGGAACCGCCGTTACGAGCCGGACGTGATCAAGCGGGACAAGCTGATCAAGGAAAGCCTTACCAGCGAGGGCTTTGAGGCTAAGAGTTTTAATGCGTCCCTAGTCTTTGAGCCGTGGGAAATCAAAAACAAATCCGGCAAGCCATTTCAGGTCTTTACGCCGTATTGGAAGCACTGCATGCAGCAGAAAATCGCCCCGCCGGTTAGTGTGGACCACCAACAGGCCAAGGCACCCAAACAATGGCCCGATTCGCTGGCTGTGGAAGAGTTGGCGCTCTTGCCGGACATTGGCTGGGATACCGGCTTCTACGATGCCTGGACCCCCACGACCGCCGCCGCGCGCCAGCGGCTGGGCAAGCTGGCCGCCAGCAACGCCTCTGGCTACACTAAGAACCGTGATCGTCCGGATATGGACGGCACCTCGCGCCTGTCGCCGTACCTGCACTTTGGCCAGATCGGCCCGCGCGAGGTCTTTGCTGCCTTCGACAAGCACGACTCCGACGGGACCAAGGGCGCGCGTAAATTTTTGTCCGAGATCGGCTGGCGCGAGTTCTCGCACCACCTGCTGTTTCACTTTCCGCACACGCCCACGGAGCCGCTGCGTGAGGAGTTTAACCACTTCCCGTGGGAGATGGATGAGGCCTATCTCCAGGCTTGGCAAAAGGGCGAAACCGGTTACCCGATCGTTGATGCCGGCATGCGTCAGCTTTGGGCGACCGGCTGGATGCACAATCGCGTGCGCATGATCGTGGCATCGTTGCTGGTCAAGCACTTGCAAATCCCGTGGCAGGAGGGTGCCCGTTGGTTCTGGGATACGCTGGTCGACGCAGATTTGGCCAACAATACCCAGGGCTGGCAGTGGAGCGCGGGCTGTGGGGCGGACGCCGCCCCGTATTTTCGCGTGTTTAACCCTATCCTGCAGGGCGAGAAATTTGACCCCAACGGCGACTATGTCCGCGAATGGGTTCCCGAGCTGCGGCCACTGGACACCAAGGTGATTCATCAGCCTTGGGAGGCTGACCTGGATCAGCTAGGCGGAGTGGTCATCGGTCGTGACTATCCGGCACCGATCATCGACCATAAGCAGGGGCGCAACCGAGCCTTGCAATCCTACGAGAAGCTTAAGGCGCTGCGCAGCAAGTAAATGGGCCAGAATATGTCTGGGTAAGTGCTTTTGCCCCACGTATCTGGTTAAAATTATGCAGCATTTTGCGTAATATAGACACAGAAGCGGGGCAAATTCAGCCAGTTCGTGCTGTATGCACATGCTCAGTTTGCTTGCTGGTTGCGCAAAAGAAACACGGTTACCGATCAAATTTGTCCACGAGTTCCGGTTTTGGATGAATGGATTTCATGAATTCTAGTTGGTTCCGTTCATAGGGTTTATGCGTGAACCGAGATCATGGCAGATAGTTTGAGAAGTCAAAATTGGGAAATTGGCACGATGGGTGCTTTTAAGGCGCCTCTCAGTAAAACTCCGGTTATCCAACGG is a window from the Cerasicoccus sp. TK19100 genome containing:
- a CDS encoding cryptochrome/photolyase family protein, producing the protein MSANQAPSIIWFRQDLRIHDNPALQTAIERGGPVVPVFIYDEKGEGKWGFGGASKWWLHHALNDLSSQLDDYGLRLIIRRGKSGEELKRLLKDSGAEAVFWNRRYEPDVIKRDKLIKESLTSEGFEAKSFNASLVFEPWEIKNKSGKPFQVFTPYWKHCMQQKIAPPVSVDHQQAKAPKQWPDSLAVEELALLPDIGWDTGFYDAWTPTTAAARQRLGKLAASNASGYTKNRDRPDMDGTSRLSPYLHFGQIGPREVFAAFDKHDSDGTKGARKFLSEIGWREFSHHLLFHFPHTPTEPLREEFNHFPWEMDEAYLQAWQKGETGYPIVDAGMRQLWATGWMHNRVRMIVASLLVKHLQIPWQEGARWFWDTLVDADLANNTQGWQWSAGCGADAAPYFRVFNPILQGEKFDPNGDYVREWVPELRPLDTKVIHQPWEADLDQLGGVVIGRDYPAPIIDHKQGRNRALQSYEKLKALRSK